A stretch of DNA from Actinomycetota bacterium:
ATTACGCTCACGACGTTTCGAGCCGCCAGGAATGCCGGGTAACCGTTCAGCCTCAGCGTTGCCTCCCACCCCGTCAGCGGCATCTCGTGGATCGGTCCGTCTCCGAACCGTCGCCCACTGCCTCCGGCGACGGCGAACAGGCCGTCGATACGTCCGAAGCGATCGAGGCAGGCCTTCGCTGCATGGTCGGCTTCGGCTTCGATTGTCAGATCGGCTCGGGCCCACTCACAGACACCGCCGCCGGCCGTCACCTCGCCGGCAAGCCGGGCGCATTTGGCTTCGGTCCTCGACACGACAAACACCGACGCTCCGGACCGGCCGAAGATGCGCGCACCGGCGGCCGCGATGCCGGAGGCACCGGTGACGAGGATTACCCGGCCGTCGAGATGGTCATGCATCGTGCCCCCTTGTTAGCACACCGGTGGCACCGGTCCATCATTCGTTCCCGGTTGAAGTGACGAGCCTCGCCGGTGCCAGGTCGTCCTTCCGACAGAGGTGCAGGCCGGCGGTGGACATCGGCATATCGGTGCATCGTCCGATCGACACGACAGTGCAGGCGTCCACCTGAGGTCCTTGTTCTCCGCACGCCGAGACCGTCCAAGCAGAGGGCGTACGCATGGACGAAGCTCCACTCTGCCAGGAGATCGACGACGCAGAGCTGGCACCGTCCGTCACGTTCGAATGGAGCCACACGGCACCAGGCGCGAGCCCCGGAGCGTCGCACGACCGATGCCGGCGAACTCCGGATCGCCCGAACCGGTGTCATTGCCCCCGCCGCCAGCCCTCGGCGTGGCGGCGGTGCTTCGGTGCGTCGAACCCGGCACGCGCCAGCACCTCGTCGAGATCCTCCACGTCCAGGAAGTCGCCGTAGAAGACAAAACGCGAACCTGTCGGGATCGTGAGGCTCCCGTCCGGAAACACCATGACGTACAGACGGTCCAGCGTCTCATGGCTCAGCCAGCTGATACGCAGCCGGGTCGAGGCGACCCGGCTCTGCAGCGCGGCGAACTCGGCGTCGGTCACGACCAGGCCATCCCAGGGGACCTCGGGGTCCATCGAACGGGGAAACGCCTGAAACACGTTGTAGAACAGACGGTTCGGGCTGCGTGAGGCCCGCTGGTCCAACAGCGCCACGATGTTCGTCACGTCGTCGATGTTGAAACGGCTGACCGGCGTCGCCACCTTCACGTCGATACTCGGATGCGCCTCGAGCAGGTCGAGAGCGGCCATCACCGCGCCGAAGTGGCCGGGCTTCTTCGTGCGCGACGACACCTCCTCGCTCGCCCCGTCGAGCGGCAGCGACACGAGATCGATGTCGGCGCCGTACCGATCGAGAAAACCTGACGTCATCTCATCGCCGGTGGTGGAGATCGCCACTTCGAGACCCTGTCGTTTGGCATCGTGAATGAGCTCACCGATGTCCGCACGTTTGAGCGGGTCACCGCCGGTGAACACGATACGTCGGGCACCCGTGGCAGCGATCTTCGCCACGATCGCCAGTGCCGTGTCGGTGTCGACCTCCGCGATGGCCTGCGGTCCCCAGCAGTACGGACACTCCTGGCTGCATTCGCTGGTGACGTGAAAGTCGAACGTGGCGACACCGGGCACGGGATCTCCGATGGTCTCTGCGACCACCCTACCGGACGGGGCATTCGCGCCGTGGCGCCGAAGACCGAGAGCCGCCTACTCGGCGATGGCGGCCATCTCGGCACCGGTGAGCGCCGTCAGGTCGGTCGGCGCCACCTCGACCTGCACTCCTCGCCTCCCCGCGCTGACGAAGATCGAGTCGTACCGGCCGGCGGAGGCATCGATGAACATCCGAAGGCGGCGACGCTGTCCGAACGGGCTGATCCCACCGACGACGTACCCGGTGAGTCGCTGCGCGTCGGACGGCTCGGCCATCGTCGAGTGCTTGCCACCGGCAACCCTGGCGAGCTTCTTCATCGACAGGCGCCGCGACACCGGAACGATCCCGACCACCGCAGAGCCGTCGACCGTTGCGACGAGGGTCTTGAACACGCGTTCGGGGGCCGCACCGAGAGCGGCTGCGGCCGCCTCACCGTAGGAGAGGTCCGTGTTGCCGATCTCGTAGGAATGCACAGTGAAGGCGACACCGGCAGCTCCGAGTGCTGCGATCGCGCGAGTTCCGCCCTTGGCCATGTCGCCATGCTGGCACACGACCACGGCCGCGGGCGACCGGCTCGAGTGCAGCACAGCTCCGATCGTGCTCAAACGCGCCCGGCCCGTGCGTCCACCCCACGGCCCTGCACCGCTGCCGCGTCACGATGCGAAACATGGAACGCGTGATGCCTGGCACCGGCATCACCCGGCAGACTCCTCGCTCCCGCCGTCCGGGCCGTAGATCTCGATCTCGCGCCACGCCACCCAGCTCGGACTCAGCGTGGTCGTCACTCGCACTGCGACGACGTCGGTGACCGGCTCGGGGAACCGGTACTCGAGGATGTCTCCGTCGGCGGTCGGGCCGTCGAAACGGTGCAGGGACACGGTCCTGCCGGACGCGAGTGTCGCGACGATCTCGTGGACGGTCCGGCCGGCCGGCCACTGGGCGATCGTCAGCACGATCGAGCCGACGTCGATGCCGTCGGGGAACGCCATCTCGATCCACTGCGGCGCGTCCGCCCCGGAACCCCACTGGGCAGCGCCACCGTCGACGGCGGCCTCCGGCGGCTCGGCCGGAAGGCTTCGTGACGCCCGTACCGGCGCATGGAACGCGACGTCGGCGGTGCGGACGTCCGCGGGGCTGCATGGGTTCCGGCGTGCCGGTGACAGGGCGTCGAGCAGCAGCCCGTCCTCATCGACGAGCCCCCACGTGGCGTCACCGATCGCTCTCGGCGCCTGCACGTATGCCCAGTGCAGCCAGCCGTCGAACCCGAGGTCACACGAGTCGGCCACCCACGTCTGCAACGTCCACGCGGCGACGTCGAGCTTGGGATACCGATCGATGAACGCGCCGAACTCGCCCATGATGATCGGTCTGGCCGTGTAGTCGACCATCCCGAAGTTCTCCGCCATCTTCGCCAGGTCGATGTCGCCGCCCGGATACGCGTGGAAGTCGAAGAAGTCCAGGTCGCTGTCGGCGACCAGCGGCGCGGTGTCGACGTACCGGTCGTCACCGATCGTCGTGTCGTTCGGGAAGCCCGGTGTGAAGAACCCCATGGTGACCAGTCCGTCCGGATCGTGGACCCTGATCACCGATGCGACCTGGTCGATGTAGTAGCGGATCCCGTCGGTCGTCATGGCTCGCTTCTGTTCCGGATCGGAAAGGTCGTAGCCGTGGCCGTTTGCGGTCGTCACCACACCGGAGCTGAGCGACAGTGGCGGCTGTCCGGCGAAGAACCACTGCTCGTTGAGGATCGACCAGGCAAGGATCGCGTCGAACGCCGCATCGGCGTCCTCCAGGCCACCCATCAGATCATCCCAGTAACGCACTGCCGCAGCGACCCCGGGAGCAGTGAGGTAGTGGGCGTTGCGGTAGCCGGCGAACTGGTCGGATGCGCCCTTGTTGGACTCCTCCCAGTAGCCACCCTGATCCGGCAGGTCATTCGATGTCAAGAGCAGATAGAGGCCTTGTTGCCGGGCGATGCGGGTCACCTCGGCAATCACCGCCAGATACTCGGGGTTGAGGCCGCGGCCTTTCGAAGAACCGATGCACGCGTCTCCCGAGCCGCACGAGTCCATGAACATGCGCACCGTCGTGTACCCGGCCTCGGCGAGACGGGCGAAGTCGGCGGTGACCTGTGCCTCGTCGAAGACGGCCGGTGAGAACACCCGATCTTCGAACCCGCCGGCGACCGGAACGATGTCGAAGTAGTCCACGCCGACCGGAACGAACGACTCACCGGTGTCGGCGACGACGAACCGGTCTCCGTCGATCGTGATTCGCGACACGGGCCGCTCCGGCACGGTCGTCGGAGACGTGGAAGTCGAAGCCGGCGGTGTCGTCGCCCGGGTCGTCGGAAACGTGGACGCCGAGGCCGGCGGCGTTGTCTCCCGGGTCGTCGCCGGTTCGGTGACCGGGGACGTCGTTGAGGAGTTCGCCGGTGCCGCCGTGCCTGGCGAGCAGGACACGGCCGCCATGGACACGGCCGCCAACCAGACACCCAACCTGTACCTCATCACGGCTCACCCTATCGGCGGATCGCAGACCGCGCCGCCGCGGACGACCAGGTGGTTTGCAGCACCGCTTCGGTGCAGCCCGATGGCCCCCGGCCGGATGAGACGGCGGCCTACAGGAGGCTGCGGCGCCTTCTGCCTCGGGCGGGACGTCGAACGATCCGCTTCGGTGCCTCCGGGGTGAGGTCTGAGGGCGCCTCCCAGGAGGCGAGGTCGTCGAGACGGTCGTCGTTGGAGAACATCTTCACGATCGGTTCGAGCAGGCCCGCCTCGTTCTGGATGTTGCGCATGGCGACGAGTTGGTCCCATTCGACGAACGTGACGACCAGGCCGGCCTCCCCTGCTCGGGCCGTCCGGCCCGAACGGTGCAGGTAGGTCCTCGAGTTCTCCGGCACGTCGTAGTGGATCACCACGTCGACACCGTCGATGTCGAGGCCTCGGGCGGCAACGTTCGTCGCGACCATGACCTGCACCTTTCCGGCGGTGAAGTCGGCGAGCGTCCGTTCACGCTTCTTCTGTGGAAGGTCGCCGTGGATGGCGCGCGCCCGCACACCCAGATCGGCCAGGTCGTGAGCCGCCCGGTCGCATGACCGCTTCGTGCGGACGAAGACCAGCACCCGGTCGGCCGACCGCGCGATGCGTGCCGCCACCTTGGGCTTGTCCATGTGGTGCACCTGGATGAACCGGTGCCGGGACGTGTCGACGGTGATGGTCTCGGACCCGACGAGGTGCATGATCGGATCCTTCATGTACAGATTGACGAGCTGCGACACGCGACCGTCGAGCGTCGCGGAGAACAGCATCGTCTGATGGTCCGTCTCGAGCTGACGCAGCAGGTAGTGGACCTGGGGCAGGAAGCCCAGGTCGGCCATCTCGTCGGCCTCGTCGAGGACGAGCGTTTCGACGGCGCGCAGCGACACGACGTTGCGGTCGGCGAGATCGATGAGCCGTCCCGGCGTCGCGACGACCACTTCGGTGCCTCGCTGGAGTGCGTCGATCTGACCTTTCATCGACGCCCCGCCGTACACGGCGGTCACGGAGAAGCCCCGCCGTCGTGCGAACGGTTCCAGCGCCTCGGCGACCTGGAGGCACAGCTCCCGGGTCGGGACGAGCACCAGTGCCACTGGTTGTTTCGGCTTGGCGGCGTGGAGCCGTTCGACCAGCGGCAGCCCGAAGGCGAGCGTCTTGCCGGACCCGGTCTTCGCCTGCCCGCACAGGTCCTTGCCGGCGAAGCCGTCGGGAAGTGCGAGCGTCTGGATCGGGAATGGGGCACTGATGCCCTGGTCATTGAGGATGGCGGTGAGGTCCTCGGCGACGCCAAGGTCCCTGAATGCGGATGTGTGTTGATTTGCGGCGATGGCCACGGTGCTCCAAGAGAGGGTTCGACAGGCTCGATCCGCTATGGAGAGCCGCCGGAGTTGTCCGGCCTAGACCACCCTAGCGGATAAACCGCGTTCCGCTCGATACCTGCGCCCCCGACTCTGGGCCCATGGCGGCGTCTGGACCCCCTGGACCCACTGTTCTC
This window harbors:
- a CDS encoding radical SAM protein translates to MPGVATFDFHVTSECSQECPYCWGPQAIAEVDTDTALAIVAKIAATGARRIVFTGGDPLKRADIGELIHDAKRQGLEVAISTTGDEMTSGFLDRYGADIDLVSLPLDGASEEVSSRTKKPGHFGAVMAALDLLEAHPSIDVKVATPVSRFNIDDVTNIVALLDQRASRSPNRLFYNVFQAFPRSMDPEVPWDGLVVTDAEFAALQSRVASTRLRISWLSHETLDRLYVMVFPDGSLTIPTGSRFVFYGDFLDVEDLDEVLARAGFDAPKHRRHAEGWRRGQ
- the ybaK gene encoding Cys-tRNA(Pro) deacylase, with translation MAKGGTRAIAALGAAGVAFTVHSYEIGNTDLSYGEAAAAALGAAPERVFKTLVATVDGSAVVGIVPVSRRLSMKKLARVAGGKHSTMAEPSDAQRLTGYVVGGISPFGQRRRLRMFIDASAGRYDSIFVSAGRRGVQVEVAPTDLTALTGAEMAAIAE
- a CDS encoding DEAD/DEAH box helicase; its protein translation is MAANQHTSAFRDLGVAEDLTAILNDQGISAPFPIQTLALPDGFAGKDLCGQAKTGSGKTLAFGLPLVERLHAAKPKQPVALVLVPTRELCLQVAEALEPFARRRGFSVTAVYGGASMKGQIDALQRGTEVVVATPGRLIDLADRNVVSLRAVETLVLDEADEMADLGFLPQVHYLLRQLETDHQTMLFSATLDGRVSQLVNLYMKDPIMHLVGSETITVDTSRHRFIQVHHMDKPKVAARIARSADRVLVFVRTKRSCDRAAHDLADLGVRARAIHGDLPQKKRERTLADFTAGKVQVMVATNVAARGLDIDGVDVVIHYDVPENSRTYLHRSGRTARAGEAGLVVTFVEWDQLVAMRNIQNEAGLLEPIVKMFSNDDRLDDLASWEAPSDLTPEAPKRIVRRPARGRRRRSLL